CGCATGTTGTTTTTCCTGTTCCCGCAGGCAAGCCCTTTACCCAAAAAGATGCCAAACGTTTGGCAAAAAAATCCCATGTGGTTTTTGTGTGTGGGCGCTATGAGGGAATTGACGAGCGCATTGTAGAAGAGTATGCGGATGAGCTTTTTTCCATCGGGGATTATGTCCTCACCGGAGGAGAGCTGGCTAGCATGGTGATGTGTGATGCCATTAGCCGCAATGTCGAAGCAGTGCTCGGGAATGATGCCTCTTTGGATGAGGAAAGTTTTGAGGCAGGCTTACTAGAAGCTCCCTCTTTCACCAAGCCTAATGAATTTAAAAATAAATGTGTTCCCTCAGAGTTTTTAAAGGGTAACCATGCTAAAATTGCAGGCTTAAAAAAAGTGATGGCGTGTGCGAAAACTCAGTTTTACAGACCCGACCTCTTTGTCAATCAAAAACTAACGTGTCAAGAAAAGGACCACCGATGAGAAATAAATATATCGACGCATTTGAAAACGCACAAGTTGCAAGTAAAAACGTCCCAGATTTTAGAGCAGGGGATACCCTTCGCGTCGCCGTTATGATTAAAGAAGGCGAAAAGCAACGGGTTCAAAATTTTGAAGGCGTGTGTATCGCACGTCGTGGAACAGGTACGGGCGAGACGTTTATTATCCGTAAAATTGGTGCAAACAGCGTTGGTGTTGAGCGTATTTTCCCTATCTTTAGTGACAGTATCCAAGACATTACAGTGCTTCGCCGCGGCCGTGTACGCCGTGCAAAACTCTTTTATCTTCGTGGACTTCGCGGTAAGTCTGCACGTATTAAAGAGCTCAAGCGCCCTCAGTAGTCTTCAAAAACAGCGCAGATTTTTTCTGCGCTGTCTCTTTTTTAATCTCTCTGCTGTAGTGTACATGTAACCTTCTTGTGTTACAATGCCAAATCTCCTTTTAAAGGGACGGCCATGGCAGACAAAATCTACGTCGTTGACACCAATATCATCCTCCAAAACCTCCAAAACATTAAAAACCTCTCCCAAGAAGGCAAAAATATCGTTGTTGTTCCTGAGACCGTACTTATTGAGCTTGAAGATAAAAAGCGCTTAATGGACGAGCTTGGGTATCAAGCAAGAGAGTTTGCGCGTTTTATTGCTGAAGCAAAAGTTAAAGAAGTGGATCATGAAAACGACTACAAAGTCGTCAAGATGTTTCATGACCCGCACCAAATTCATCTTATTGCAAAATCGCATTATGAGGCTGCGATTGAATATAACCACACCTCTGAAAGCAATGATAAACGGATTATCGAAGTAGCCGAAGTGGCGCGTGAATACTATAAAGGGCATAAGGTCATTTTTGTTTCCATTGATGTGTACGCGCGAATTTTCGGACTCTTTAAAAACATTAAAACCGAATCCTTGCACGAAGACCGCTCCGAGGTGCCAAAGCAACAGTTTTTCAAAAGCATCCAAACCACCTCAGCCGTTTTAAATGAAGCCATTTACAAACCCATCACTTGCCTTGACCCCCAGTACCGACCTGACAATTTTTGCTATGAGTTTATCGTGGAGGACGGCAGTAAGGTGTATGGATTAATCTTTAACGAGATGCTTCAAATAGTAAGTGAATTGGATTTTCGCGGTATGAAAGTTAAGCCTGTCAACACCCGTCAGAAATTTTTTATGAAAGCCATTTTGAGCAATGTGTATAATTTGCTTGTGATTGATGCCAAAGCAGGAAGTGGTAAAACCCTGATTGCGCTAGCCTCAGCAATGCGTCTTGTCGACAAGGGCCATTATGACAAGATTGTCTATGTGCGAAATTCCATCGAAAGCCTTGACCGTGGTGCGGACGTGGGATACCTTTCGGGGAATGATGAAAAGTTTCGTATTTATAACATGGCCCTGTATGATACGCTGGAGTTTATTGCCAAAAAGGCACTTAAGCGCAACGAAAATAAAGACGACGCCGACGCTATTAGTTCTAAGATCGTGGAGCTTTCCCAAAAATACCGCATCGAAAAATTGTGGCCAGGAGAGGCACGTGGACGCACTCTTAGTGACGCTGTGGTGATTATGGATGAGTGGCAAAACAGCTCAGAAAACACCACACAGCTGATTCTCTCGCGGCTAGATAATTCGTGCATGGCCATTGTGATTGGCTCCAACCGTCAAATCGACAATCCGTATCTTAATAAATACAACAATGGCCTTACGAGTTTACTAAAGCTTACTGCACAACAACACGACGAGCTTAATATGTTTGCTATTGACCTGCAAAAAGCCGTGCGCGGGCGTTTTGCAGAATTTAGCGAACGGGTGTACGAAAACAAAAAACATTAAAAGAGTGTATAGGCTTTTTTGAGACGCGCAACCCCTTCGTCAATCTTTTCGTGGCTTGTGTGGGTGAAATTCAACCGCATGGTATTTTGCCCACCTCCGCAAGGGAAAAACACAGACCCTGGTACAAAAGCCACGTGATGTTTGATGGCCTCATGAAACAAGGCCATGGTATCGCGCCCATCGTTTAAGCTAGCCCAGACAAACATTCCGCCTTCTGGCACCTCTACATGTAAGGCTTCTTTGAAGTGTTCTTTGAGTGTGTTGACCATGATGTTGCGTTTTTCCATGTAGGCGCGTTTAAGCCTTTTTTGGTGGGTGCGCAAGGTGTCATTAGTCATCATCTCATGCAACACGCGCTGAAAAAAATAACTGCTTTGCAAGTCCGTGCACTCTTTGAATTTAATACAGGCTTCCAGTGCTTCTTGGGGGCCATAAAGCCAACCAAGCCTAAAATCGGGAGCCGCAACCTTAGAGGCGGTGCCCAAAACAATTGTGCCTTCTGGATAAAGCGAGGCGTAAGAAGGTGGCGTGGTGCCCTCGTAACGCAAGGCACCGTAAGGGTCATCTTCGATAATCCATACCCCATATTGTTTTGCTAACGCAGCCACTTTACGGCGCAATAGTGCGTTACATGTAAAGCCTGTGGGGTTTTGAAAGGTGGGGATGGTGTAGAAAAACCGTATTGTATTTGTTTGAAACAGTGTTTCAAGCGCCTGAATATCTGGACCTTCGTGGGTGATTCCAACGCTGTGAATATTAGCTTCGTGGGAGCGAAAGAGCTGTAAGGCGGCCAAATAAGTGGGCGATTCAACCACGATGGCATCTTTGGGATTCATGAGGGCGCGACAGGCCAAATCTAGCCCCTGTTGGCTACCTGAGGTAATGAGAATGTCCTTTGCTTGTGCGCGTATATCTTTGTGTTGATATTCCGATGCAAGAGCTTCGCGCAAGGGCAAATACCCTTGTGTGGGACCGTATTGAAACAAAGAAACATCTACGCTTTCCATGAGTGTTTCGACAGCTTTTTTAATAGGGGTGAGGGGAAAAAGAGAGGGGTCGGGTAAACCTCCTGCAAAGGAGATGACGCCTGGTTTTTGGGTGAGCGCCAAGATGTTGCGCACAAAAGAGTGGTTGATGCGAGATGCCCCATAAGAAAGTTTCATGTTTTGCCCTTTGGAAAAGTTAATGCAGAAGATAAGTATAAGGCAAGAAAAAAAATAAGAGTATCGCAAAAGTGCTATTTTTCTTGTTTAAAAGTGCGAATATGCTACACTTAAACATGCAACGCCACACCACGACACAGCTGCACCGAGAGAAAATCAACGACGCGCTGTATAAAATACATCTTGACATCGCAAACCCTTTACATGTAAAGGATGTTGCCGCGTTTGTGTCTACCTCTATGTATCATTTTAATCGGCTTTTTTACGCGCATATGGGAGAGCATGTGCATGGTTATATCAAGCGCGTTCGCCTCGAAAACGCGGCCAATGCGTTGCTGTTTAATCCTCAGATGTCGGTACTTGAGATTGCTCATGCTTCAGGGTTTGGCTCGGGGGCTAGTTTCACCCATGCCTTTAAGGACTATTTTGGTGCAACACCTACAAAATGGCGCGAAGTGGATAAAGAGAGCGAGGGCTGTTCGCGCCCCATTACCCCCCTATTAAATGCGCCAAAAATTGTGCGTCTCCCCTCTAGAAAGGTAGCGTATGTGCGCCACCGTGGTTACGACCGAAGCATTCAAAATCCGTGGCTTAAACTTCTTGAGTGGGCTAAAGAGGAAGGCATCTCGCCTGACGCGCCTATGTTAGGGCTGCACCACAGCAATCCGCGGTTTGTTCCCTTGGCCAAATGCCACTATGTGGCCTGTTTGGAGATTAAAAAAACCCATTTTGCCAAAGGTGAGGTGGGGATTATGCGTATGCCAAGTGTGTTGTGTGCAATGTTTTCATTTAAGGGGAGGTATGGAGAATTCTTGAGTCAGATGGACAGCGTGTATTACGAATGGCTTCCCACGAGTGGTTTTGAAAAATTGCCATTACCCTCATTTGCTATTTATCATAAAAACCACTTTACGTCACCTGATGAAACCTATGTGCTTGATTTTTGCATTCCTGTAAAACACGCATAACCCATCCTTAACGCGACCTAGGGTATACTTCTTTTTTTTCAAGGAGCACCATTGCGGTCAACACTATCTCTTGCGGGCGCACTCGTATTGACGCTGCTTACTCTTTTTTTTGCCACGCACCGTTATATTTTGTCAAACTACTACGCGCTTGAAATTTCACAAAATGAACGCACGATTAGCGGCTTGTTGCAAAGCATCCATGCCCAAACTGATTTTGTAAAAAAAATAGCCAGAGATTATGCTGCATGGGATGATACTTTTGCTTTTGTAGAAACAGGCTCCCGTGACTTTATAAATACTAATTTTAGAGAAAACACCCACACGCTAGAGGAGCTTGAGGTTTGTGGGATGATTTTTCTTAATAGAAACAATCAACCCGTTTGGCAAGTTTTCTCTTCCGCTCTCCACGCCCCCAAGGTGCTGATGGAAAAAGTGCTTGCGCGTGAAGGCGTGGCGTCTGGGGGATTTGTGTTTTTGGATGAAGAGATTTATTTTTATGATGGTCATCCGATTACCAAATCAGATGCCAGTGGGCCTTCAAATGGGCGATTGCTGGTTGTTGGAAAATTGGACATCGTGGCACTTAAAAACCAAAACCCTGAGCTGATTGCGCTTCATACACTCTCTTCCTTTGTATCCAAGCAAAACCCACGGCATTTTACCGTAGCGGGCAGAGAGGTTGCTGTTGTGACCCAGTGGAAAGAGGAGAGGGCGGAGAATTTTATTCATATTGGCGGGCTTGATGAGGGGCAGGGGCTTTTCGCAATCCACGGCCGTGAAATGATGCTGCAAGGCAAGCGGGCTTTGCAGTTGTTTTTGCTAGTAGTAAGTAGCATGACAACGGTGATTTTTTTGCTTATTTTCTTTCGGCAAAAAGAAGCTCAAAAAGAGAAAGAGATTCTCAAGCAAACCGTTGCGTTGCGTACACAAGATTTAAAGCGCACTACTAAAGAACTTGAGTTGACGGTTGAAAAACTTGAGCGCATTGCTTATGTGGACGAACTTACGGGGGTTCAAACAAGACGGAGTTTTTTTGAGACGATTCGCTCCTTGCTAAAAAGTGCCGCCAAAGAGAAAAAGAACCTCTGTGTGGCGTTGATTGATTTGGATGATTTTAAACTCATTAATGACACGTATGGGCATGGGGCTGGGGATTTGGTTTTGAAAGATTTTTGCGATGCTTGCCGAAAGTTCCTAGATGAGCGTATGCTTTTTGCACGGATTGGGGGCGAAGAGTTTGTGATTAGTTTTTACGGCATGTCACTTAAAAGTGCCGAGGCCATCTGTGTAAAAATTCAGGATTATGTGGGTGAAAATCCTGTGGCTATCGATGCTCGTACCCACGTTGCGTATACCTTTAGTCTAGGGATGGCAGACAACGGGGATGCTGAAGATATCGATGCCATACTGCGTCAGGCAGATGAGCGGTTGTATACGGCAAAATCCCTAGGAAAAAATAACATTCGGAGTCGAAGCTAGAGGTTACTGTAGCCATGCAGACGCAATTCTCGGCGTTTTTGACCGTCGTGAAAACGGCGTTTTTCGAGATCTGTTTTTGGTTCAAAGGGCGGAACCGGCACAGGCTTTCCCTCTGGGTCTACGGCCACCATTGTAAAAAAACAACTGTTGGTGTCCATAACAGTTCCTTTCTGAATGTTTTCAGAAACCACCTTAATGCCCACCTCCATGGATGTTTTGCCCGTATAGTTAACACTGGCTAAAAACGTTACAAGATCACCCACATGTACCGAATGGCGAAAGACTACCTGGTCGACGCTCATGGTGACTACATAGCCCCCACAATAGCGTGATGCGCACGCATAAGCCACTTGGTCGAGGTATTTTAAGATGTCACCCCCGTGTACTTTGCCTGAAAAATTGGCTTTATCGGGCGTCATAAGCACGGACATGGTGAGCTTGTGTTTTTCAAAGGGTAACATTTCCACTAAACCATCCTTACATGTAAAGTTATTTGCCTTTTCCAGAGCGCTAAAAATGCTCTATTCAACGGCCACCACCTCTTTTTTGAGGGCTTCTTTGTCGATTTCCCCTTGGCTAGGACTCGTCAGAGGCAAGCGCAGTTTGTAAAGAATGCGCGTGGGAAGCATGTGGTTGGGCAAGTGTTTTTTGAGCTCAAAGAGTAACTCGTTTTTTGGAATCTCACTCAGAGCGCTATAGCACAAGACAATGGCTTCTTCGGTCGCTTCATCGGGGATGGAAAAGACCGCGCACTCTTTCACGGAGGGCACATGGTGGTACACTACCGTTTCGATTTCGTAAGGACTAACGCGAAAACCGCAGGATTTTATCATGTCGTCTTTGCGGTCCACAAAGTACAAAAATCCCTCTTCATCGCTATAGACATAATCACCACTGGCTACGACAATCTCATCGGTAAGTTGCCCCTCAAGGTCAACCACATTTTTGAGTATTTGCACGCTTTTAAAGCGTTGGGCTGTAGCATCGGGCGCATTCCAAAAGCCTTTGTAGATGTACCCGCCACGGTGAATCAGTTCGCCCACTTCGCGGGGTTTGCACGCATTGCCCTCTTCGTTTAGCACGTACACTTCCACATCCGGAATGGGCTTGCCGATGGAGTTTGGACGAATGGCAAGCTGAGACGGGTCAAGGTAGGTAGAACGAAAGGCTTCAGTGAGGCCATGCATAGAGTAAAACTTGGCATGGGGGTACAGCGTGGCAATGTGTTGGAGCATCTTGGGCGTGATTTTCCCTCCTGAGGAAGTGACGGTGCGCACATGGCGCAAAAGCTCAGGATGGGGCAAGCGGTGGCCGGGTTCTTCATCGACCATCAACGAAATGTGAATAGGCATGAGGGGCAGGATGGTCACCTTGTCTTGGATGAGGTGATTAAAAAAGTCTGAGGGCAGCACAAGGCGGTGTAAGGCGAGGGTGGCGTGTTTGTAAAGAGCGCAAAAAAGTTGGTTGAGGCCGTAGTCAAAAATGAAAGGCAAAATACCTGAGATAACGTCATGGGAGCGGATGTCAAGGTAGTGGGAAACTACCCGCGCCGAGTCGATGAGGTTGCGGTGGGTGAGGACGATGCCATTGGGTAAGGCGGAGGCGCCAAAGCTGTAGGTGATGGCGGCGTTGGCATGGCCAAGGATGGTACATGTAAAGCTTTTGGCACAACATTTGTAGATCTCTTCAAAAGAAACCAACGCCTTATCGCACGCTTCGTAGGTGATGATGGTGCCTTCAAAACTGCTCTCTTGCAAGGCGGGAAGCTTTTTGGCGTCGGTTAACACGCAGCTAATGGCGCAATCTTGAATGATGTGCTCCACTTGTTCGGGTTTGAGGAGTCTGGAGATGGGCACAAGGATGTACGGGGAAGAGAGCAGGGCGTAGATGGCGATGCATTGCTCTAGGGATTTGTGGGAGTAAATGCCCACCCGTGCTCCTTTTTTAAGGCCAAGGCTGTCAAGGTAGGTGGCCACTTGGTTGACTTTTTCAAAGAGTTCGCCGTAGGTGATGCGCCGCTCTTTTTCAATGAGGGCAATAGCTTCAGGATTGGTGCGTGCCGCGGTTTCAAGCAGGGTTCGGATGCAGTTAATCGACATGGTGTTCTCCTGTGATGCCAAGGGTCCAAATGGCGTAATGGGTGTCTAAAACCACCGCTGGAGCGTGGTGGAGGCCGAGGATTTTTTTGTAAAAAAAGTGCAAAATACTCTCGCACTCTTCCTGACTTAATACCTTAGTGATGCCGCCGGTGAGCACGATGCTCTCCAAGCGTTCAAGCCCCAAAGTAATGTAGCCTTGGTGAAACTTGGAGGTTTTGTATAGCACTAAAAAGATGGAGAGTTGCATGAGTACATGTAAGGCTTTTTCGCTGTGCTCTTCAAAGATTTTCTCTGTCACATCCAGCGTGCTTAAGAGTTCGTACACGTACTCGTTTTGTTTGGCCGCGTGGATGAGGCTCTCTTTGGATTTGTACACACCGAGTTTCTTAAAAACCAAGCGGTCGTAGGCGTTGCCCGTGAGCAAGCGTTCACTTACAAGGTCTTTGCTGTAGTGGATGTCCGTCGTCGCCCCGCCAATGTCAAGGACGATGAAGGGGTCCACGACTTCGAGTTGCTCCCCGATGCGTGGCAACGCGCGGTTGACGATGTAAGGCGTGGGGTAGATTTGGTTAGCGGTGATGGCGTAGAGTTCTTTGATCTCTTCTTTGCCCATAATGTCCGCTTGGTAGAGATTGGTGAGGGTGGTTTTTAGGGGTTCTTCTTGGATGTGTAAGCGTTCGTCAATGATGTTGGGCAAAAGGATAGCATGGGGAAGATTGGCGCTGATAAAGGGCGTATCTTGCGCAGTGCCTACGTACACAAGGTTAGTGTAGTTTAGGTTTTGAAGGTAGGTCAACAAGGCATCATCAAACACGCCATTGACGCCATCAATCCCGCCTACCAAAATGACTACGTCTAGCACGTCGCCTGGGACGGGAGCGTGGGCGATGTCTTTGTACAGGACGGTATCGATGATGTTGATGCCCGCGTTGTAGGTAATGTTTTTGGCGTATTTGAGGCTAAAGGAGTGGGTTAGGCCGATAATCAGCGTACTTAAACCACCATTTGCAGAAGAGCAGATGTAAATATCTTCTTTGGGTAC
This Sulfurospirillum tamanense DNA region includes the following protein-coding sequences:
- a CDS encoding sensor domain-containing diguanylate cyclase → MRSTLSLAGALVLTLLTLFFATHRYILSNYYALEISQNERTISGLLQSIHAQTDFVKKIARDYAAWDDTFAFVETGSRDFINTNFRENTHTLEELEVCGMIFLNRNNQPVWQVFSSALHAPKVLMEKVLAREGVASGGFVFLDEEIYFYDGHPITKSDASGPSNGRLLVVGKLDIVALKNQNPELIALHTLSSFVSKQNPRHFTVAGREVAVVTQWKEERAENFIHIGGLDEGQGLFAIHGREMMLQGKRALQLFLLVVSSMTTVIFLLIFFRQKEAQKEKEILKQTVALRTQDLKRTTKELELTVEKLERIAYVDELTGVQTRRSFFETIRSLLKSAAKEKKNLCVALIDLDDFKLINDTYGHGAGDLVLKDFCDACRKFLDERMLFARIGGEEFVISFYGMSLKSAEAICVKIQDYVGENPVAIDARTHVAYTFSLGMADNGDAEDIDAILRQADERLYTAKSLGKNNIRSRS
- a CDS encoding acyl-CoA thioesterase, translating into MLPFEKHKLTMSVLMTPDKANFSGKVHGGDILKYLDQVAYACASRYCGGYVVTMSVDQVVFRHSVHVGDLVTFLASVNYTGKTSMEVGIKVVSENIQKGTVMDTNSCFFTMVAVDPEGKPVPVPPFEPKTDLEKRRFHDGQKRRELRLHGYSNL
- a CDS encoding PhoH family protein; translated protein: MADKIYVVDTNIILQNLQNIKNLSQEGKNIVVVPETVLIELEDKKRLMDELGYQAREFARFIAEAKVKEVDHENDYKVVKMFHDPHQIHLIAKSHYEAAIEYNHTSESNDKRIIEVAEVAREYYKGHKVIFVSIDVYARIFGLFKNIKTESLHEDRSEVPKQQFFKSIQTTSAVLNEAIYKPITCLDPQYRPDNFCYEFIVEDGSKVYGLIFNEMLQIVSELDFRGMKVKPVNTRQKFFMKAILSNVYNLLVIDAKAGSGKTLIALASAMRLVDKGHYDKIVYVRNSIESLDRGADVGYLSGNDEKFRIYNMALYDTLEFIAKKALKRNENKDDADAISSKIVELSQKYRIEKLWPGEARGRTLSDAVVIMDEWQNSSENTTQLILSRLDNSCMAIVIGSNRQIDNPYLNKYNNGLTSLLKLTAQQHDELNMFAIDLQKAVRGRFAEFSERVYENKKH
- a CDS encoding aminotransferase-like domain-containing protein produces the protein MKLSYGASRINHSFVRNILALTQKPGVISFAGGLPDPSLFPLTPIKKAVETLMESVDVSLFQYGPTQGYLPLREALASEYQHKDIRAQAKDILITSGSQQGLDLACRALMNPKDAIVVESPTYLAALQLFRSHEANIHSVGITHEGPDIQALETLFQTNTIRFFYTIPTFQNPTGFTCNALLRRKVAALAKQYGVWIIEDDPYGALRYEGTTPPSYASLYPEGTIVLGTASKVAAPDFRLGWLYGPQEALEACIKFKECTDLQSSYFFQRVLHEMMTNDTLRTHQKRLKRAYMEKRNIMVNTLKEHFKEALHVEVPEGGMFVWASLNDGRDTMALFHEAIKHHVAFVPGSVFFPCGGGQNTMRLNFTHTSHEKIDEGVARLKKAYTLF
- a CDS encoding AraC family transcriptional regulator, which codes for MQRHTTTQLHREKINDALYKIHLDIANPLHVKDVAAFVSTSMYHFNRLFYAHMGEHVHGYIKRVRLENAANALLFNPQMSVLEIAHASGFGSGASFTHAFKDYFGATPTKWREVDKESEGCSRPITPLLNAPKIVRLPSRKVAYVRHRGYDRSIQNPWLKLLEWAKEEGISPDAPMLGLHHSNPRFVPLAKCHYVACLEIKKTHFAKGEVGIMRMPSVLCAMFSFKGRYGEFLSQMDSVYYEWLPTSGFEKLPLPSFAIYHKNHFTSPDETYVLDFCIPVKHA
- the trmD gene encoding tRNA (guanosine(37)-N1)-methyltransferase TrmD, with the protein product MRFSFLTLFPGLVEGYFSDSILGRAKEEGKIAVDFLNPRDFSLSRHKKVDDYQAGGGAGLLMGPQPLDDALAYFLKKTPHAHVVFPVPAGKPFTQKDAKRLAKKSHVVFVCGRYEGIDERIVEEYADELFSIGDYVLTGGELASMVMCDAISRNVEAVLGNDASLDEESFEAGLLEAPSFTKPNEFKNKCVPSEFLKGNHAKIAGLKKVMACAKTQFYRPDLFVNQKLTCQEKDHR
- the rplS gene encoding 50S ribosomal protein L19, encoding MRNKYIDAFENAQVASKNVPDFRAGDTLRVAVMIKEGEKQRVQNFEGVCIARRGTGTGETFIIRKIGANSVGVERIFPIFSDSIQDITVLRRGRVRRAKLFYLRGLRGKSARIKELKRPQ
- a CDS encoding glutamate mutase L gives rise to the protein MKLLIDVGSTYIKTASAHGLSQHFRDFSRPIHEDLRAKCGELLQGVPKEDIYICSSANGGLSTLIIGLTHSFSLKYAKNITYNAGINIIDTVLYKDIAHAPVPGDVLDVVILVGGIDGVNGVFDDALLTYLQNLNYTNLVYVGTAQDTPFISANLPHAILLPNIIDERLHIQEEPLKTTLTNLYQADIMGKEEIKELYAITANQIYPTPYIVNRALPRIGEQLEVVDPFIVLDIGGATTDIHYSKDLVSERLLTGNAYDRLVFKKLGVYKSKESLIHAAKQNEYVYELLSTLDVTEKIFEEHSEKALHVLMQLSIFLVLYKTSKFHQGYITLGLERLESIVLTGGITKVLSQEECESILHFFYKKILGLHHAPAVVLDTHYAIWTLGITGEHHVD
- a CDS encoding AMP-binding protein, with the translated sequence MSINCIRTLLETAARTNPEAIALIEKERRITYGELFEKVNQVATYLDSLGLKKGARVGIYSHKSLEQCIAIYALLSSPYILVPISRLLKPEQVEHIIQDCAISCVLTDAKKLPALQESSFEGTIITYEACDKALVSFEEIYKCCAKSFTCTILGHANAAITYSFGASALPNGIVLTHRNLIDSARVVSHYLDIRSHDVISGILPFIFDYGLNQLFCALYKHATLALHRLVLPSDFFNHLIQDKVTILPLMPIHISLMVDEEPGHRLPHPELLRHVRTVTSSGGKITPKMLQHIATLYPHAKFYSMHGLTEAFRSTYLDPSQLAIRPNSIGKPIPDVEVYVLNEEGNACKPREVGELIHRGGYIYKGFWNAPDATAQRFKSVQILKNVVDLEGQLTDEIVVASGDYVYSDEEGFLYFVDRKDDMIKSCGFRVSPYEIETVVYHHVPSVKECAVFSIPDEATEEAIVLCYSALSEIPKNELLFELKKHLPNHMLPTRILYKLRLPLTSPSQGEIDKEALKKEVVAVE